The window CCTCCTGCTCTTCCTGAGAAACATGGGTTTACCTCATTCTGTGCTGCATGAAGTGAAGCAATTATCTACAGGTTTACCAATGCGTCTTATAGAAAAAATGGACAGTGCCTATTAAATGAGGTACATAAAACTGAAAAACCTAATTCACCTGTGATTCGCGCACGCGTGCATGCAtgcgtgtgctgtgtgtgttgtgtaacaaaATCTTCCCTCAAGGAGAATGGCCATGTGACACTGAGAAAAACAAATGGCCTGTTAACTAAAATTCACAATCATCCAACCTTATCACTTATTCACTCATTCTTGCAACTACACCACTGCAATCTACATACTGATTCATGTATTTCTCACATTCACTGCTAGTGCAATTAACCAACAGAATTTATTAATCATAATCATGTTACTACTACAAGTTTATAaattaatttctttctttttcaCTTTTTGTATGCACTAGCACTGATAATGAACTCAGTGTGCTAACATCTACAACAGCTAATATACTGCTGTTCATAAATGTAGTTAATAAAGAGCAAATCAAGCCAAAATACCCATAATATTTAGATACAAAGAATATAACTGTGTTTAACTACAATACCTCATCACCAAACACAATATCATTAATGCCCTACTAGTTATAACTTCACATTCATAATTTTTAGAACTGTCTAAAACATATCTGTAAGTAGAAATATATTAATCAAACTCTTTTAGTTTACAACTATAAATAATTGTAGAATAAAAGACAGCACTAAATTAAATAAATTATAAAGTTTATGGCAAACTTTGATATAAGAGATACTTGTAGAGAAATGACCAGCAATAATTTGCCTGGCTTCTTTTTAAAACGCAGTTAAGACTAATACCTTCATGAATGCTTACTGTCTATATTTGCTAAGTTTACTAACAATTCCTAGATCATATACAAAAATTAGAGCTGTATATACATGCaaagggcttggacatccaactgGCATGTGTGAGCGCATAAAATAGAAGTGAGTGGGGGCAAGTGATTATGACATGAAGTGATGTTGGAGTGTAAACAAGGGAacattagccagacttgagtcctggagacaggaaacagtgcctggactcaggaggggtggggatatttgcagtttcgaGAGGGATCTTAACAATAGTactggcatgcctctggcaagacagtggagtggTGAAcgagtttcttctttttcgggttaccctaccttagtgggagaTGCCTGGTTAAaaaaatatctatatataattCCACACCAACAAAATCTAATGACAATTTTGGAAACCTCATCATATCTGTTAATATCTAGAAATGTGAAACACATTAATATTTCATTAGGCTGGTAAACAAGTAAAAGCTAAATCAGCGATAATGTACTAATTGCAACCAACCTGAGTATGTGAAGATTCTTGTTTTGTGTTATTATAGTCAACCGTTTGTTCTGTTCGATCATTCAACCGCTGATCAATACTGTCTTCACCTCTTTGTTCCTGCGCATGTGCTTTCGCCTGATCATAACTATTATTTGATTCTGGATGATGGGGAGAAGAAGGAGGACTTTCTGAAGGTTGTGACCCTCCTTGTGGAACAGACGGAGCCGGCTCCTCCCGTCGTCGTCTTTTTGGATGGGGACTGGTTCTGTCATCACGAGAACTCCACGGATACGAATTTTTCTTGCCACATTCTTTCATGGGCGGTTCGTCAGGCACAGCAAGACCTTTTATCTGAAGTAACTCGGCAGCTTTGATAAGACGTGCTAAGTCATTTTGAGCAACACTTACAACACCAGCATACATATAACTTAATAATGCCTCCAATTCATCTGGCTTTACATCTTTTAAAACTATAACTGGATGCTTACACGGTGTATGCTCGAACATCTTCTCAAAGTATTCGCTACATGTTGACAATACAAGTTTGTGCACAGGATAGAATTTACCCTCACATGCTAAAGTCACATCAGTATACCTCTCCTGTTACAAAAAGATAGATGGTTTAATGAGTTACAATAGCAAATAAAATGTTATGTCATCATATTTCTAAAGTACATTATATTACAGATAACAAGGCTATTACATAATATGATATAAATACAAATGCTATTCCATTACATTCCCGATTTATTTTACAACTAATAAACTTATTACTGtacttgcatacacaatgaaagtAAATACTGTAGATTTACCTTTTCACGTAGAGTTGAAAGGATGTGGCAAAACGTAGCTTTATGGTTGTTCCATGACAATGACAGCATACCATCTGATGCCATCATGTTATAATGTTTGTACCTGTAATTATAAGAATAATTCaacaaaaagtaaaaaaaaaaaaaaatgtataaaatacatgttttacatacattacatacaagtGAAAGTGTATATACAAAATAAactacagtaggttaggttccaggctatcgccAGAAAgtagaacgccatttttttccatttataaatgcatataaatgccagacaacaagtttacaccaacttatattaagttagcaatagaactaggcattaaaaacacaataaaaggtaagatacacacacagagtacacttattgcttaccttaaaatattaatattaatgtgcgagaggtgagtggcagggtgtttattgaataaagtAAAGTAAGAGGCTTAcaactcctctttttatcacaactaagcttagatgccatcatcagtgagagctAACTAGCTAACAAAAgagtaaacgagaaagagaacgAGATATGgagt of the Cherax quadricarinatus isolate ZL_2023a chromosome 23, ASM3850222v1, whole genome shotgun sequence genome contains:
- the LOC128685738 gene encoding broad-complex core protein isoforms 1/2/3/4/5 isoform X28 — translated: MKHLAARRRRSPRRRRHQKAAVISPLSWYKHYNMMASDGMLSLSWNNHKATFCHILSTLREKERYTDVTLACEGKFYPVHKLVLSTCSEYFEKMFEHTPCKHPVIVLKDVKPDELEALLSYMYAGVVSVAQNDLARLIKAAELLQIKGLAVPDEPPMKECGKKNSYPWSSRDDRTSPHPKRRRREEPAPSVPQGGSQPSESPPSSPHHPESNNSYDQAKAHAQEQRGEDSIDQRLNDRTEQTVDYNNTKQESSHTQDNVDETLVKEEIVDTVDDTQGEMLDSGMDYGSMGGGDSSTGGEEQGNKYAHQLDPKHPQPLPEAVVEALAGPSGMQGWLGTGEIGGGFGMLESYSEDGGQEVHPSSSGPPGSQQAHQMKGRCI
- the LOC128685738 gene encoding broad-complex core protein isoforms 1/2/3/4/5 isoform X27, which encodes MKHLAARRRRSPRRRRHQKAAVISPLSWYKHYNMMASDGMLSLSWNNHKATFCHILSTLREKERYTDVTLACEGKFYPVHKLVLSTCSEYFEKMFEHTPCKHPVIVLKDVKPDELEALLSYMYAGVVSVAQNDLARLIKAAELLQIKGLAVPDEPPMKECGKKNSYPWSSRDDRTSPHPKRRRREEPAPSVPQGGSQPSESPPSSPHHPESNNSYDQAKAHAQEQRGEDSIDQRLNDRTEQTVDYNNTKQESSHTQDNVDETLVKEEIVDTVDDTQGEMLDSGMDYGSMGGGDSSTGGEEQGNKYAHQLDPKHPQPLPEAVVEALAGPSGMQGWLGTGEIGGGFGMLESYSEDGGQEVHPSSSGPPGSQQAHQMKVGSM
- the LOC128685738 gene encoding broad-complex core protein isoforms 1/2/3/4/5 isoform X26, which encodes MKHLAARRRRSPRRRRHQKAAVISPLSWYKHYNMMASDGMLSLSWNNHKATFCHILSTLREKERYTDVTLACEGKFYPVHKLVLSTCSEYFEKMFEHTPCKHPVIVLKDVKPDELEALLSYMYAGVVSVAQNDLARLIKAAELLQIKGLAVPDEPPMKECGKKNSYPWSSRDDRTSPHPKRRRREEPAPSVPQGGSQPSESPPSSPHHPESNNSYDQAKAHAQEQRGEDSIDQRLNDRTEQTVDYNNTKQESSHTQDNVDETLVKEEIVDTVDDTQGEMLDSGMDYGSMGGGDSSTGGEEQGNKYAHQLDPKHPQPLPEAVVEALAGPSGMQGWLGTGEIGGGFGMLESYSEDGGQEVHPSSSGPPGSQQAHQMVGPNSDGSRNSGRGAVNKIMLKRNEQRSASRAGASRHKEVVCATNKTHRCSYCSYSSTRWE